The nucleotide window AAAGTATCAATAATCTTCACAGATTTCATCAAActagtttgattttattttgttgaCTTTAAGTCTACTGTGCACACATTCTAATGCTTCCAATAGAtccttgaattacatttttttaatttacattattaAGCAATAAAGCACAGTTGAAGCCTCACAATCCACATGATTTAAACTTGAATAGCCCAGTACAAATTGGTTAGAAATAACAGCAACTGCAAATCATcaaagaatacaacatttatcaTTAGAATAAGTGCTTAAAATTGACGATATCAACAGCTAACCCACTCTGAATCACTGTCTGGCTTACatcaaaaaatgacaataaaatcaaTACCTTGTTTTAGCTGTTTTGCTGtaagaaatgtaaaatattaatacacaattaataaacagtaaaacaaatagaCTGAATTTAATAAAAGGATGTCCCTTAAACTGTgatgaaacaaataacaaatcAGATTATTCAAGATTCCTCAGGAATGGGGAAAACTCCTGTCCAACATACTGActttttattccattttattcCACTCATTGCATAATATATAGTCTGTTAAATGCAATTTATATTGTGAGATAAGACATTTTTGGCTAAATAAATGCATACTATATAGTTCCTTCTAAAGTTGTCATTTTCAAGTACACTGAACACTGTAATGTAAATTTGTTTAGGTACATTAAACTACAGCACTTTTCTGTCATgttattacatgataaagaaactattatataatatatttgacattaaataaaaaaggctCCAGCTCTGATGTGTTATATTTAACATTAAAAAGTaatacattaattatatttaattgtgcaaataaagcaatataattgtttaagacatttaaatgtaggatattttcaaaaagaaaaaaaaggggaaaacatcattataactgaaatatattttctctgaTTTCACTTCTTGGAAGATGTTTGGAACATTCAAATTTAAGCATTTGGCCAatgccacattttttaaaaattgctGACAACAAACAACAGTCAAAAATCAGTCACTTAAAAATTATTGTAGGAAACCTAAATTTGtttaaggtttaaaaaaaaaacctctggaaagaacaaataaaaaaagaagcgaGAAAGCAAAAAAGGAAATTGGATGGTCCATAGTCTAACATCTATGTCAGACTTTAGTAATTAGCTTTACATTTCATCACAccattatacagtacatattgaAATACAGGAAAATTAATCAAGGTtgaatcttaaaataaaaatatattccaTCAAAACACAAGCAATTAAACTTTCTTTTCAAATGTGTACCATCATTAAGGTAAATCAGCTTGAACCTCTATTAAGAAAAAGGTACAGCAAAGCCAAAAATCTATTGTTGGATCACCTGTGTACGTCTTGTGTACACTCTGCCTGAGAGAGACCAGATCCCTCAGCTACTAACTGGTTTTACACAGACAGCAGCATGTTATGGCAGCAGAGAGACAGAACataatttttcaataaaatgtttcTCAATTGTTCTCAAGGCCAAAATTGCTAGAGAGGTTTTCTATTTAAGTCTCTGAGTTACATTGGCCAAGGCCACAGCAAATGCCTGTACCGCTGAGAATGGATACTGAAAATCCAGGATGTATGCATTGCCATCAATTCTGCCAAACTGCATTACCTGTAACAGAATTATGTGTTAGATGCAGAGGAATAATTGAAAAGGGCAACTTTGTTACTAGAGGCTATTGATTGATATTGATGTGAATCAacattatgaaattataataataaaaatgcttaCTTGTCGTCCATCAAGCTCAATCTGAAAGTTTTTGGCTGACTCTTGTGTCACCCGTCCTCCAAAGTCAAGCTGATAAACCTGGGTAGCTTCATTCCACAATGGCTGCTTGTTGGCCATGACATAGACGAAACCTTGGCTGCCAAGACTACGATCCTCTCTCTCATTAGCTTTGCGGCACTTGATCTCCTCAAGTTCGCTTGCAGTACGTAGATTGCGCTTGCTCTTCCGTCCTTTCTTGCTGCTCTGGCTTTGGTTCATCAACTCGTCACTACTAATGAAGAGTTCAGGCTCACTCTCTGAGCTGTCCTGAAACTCATTGGAGGTCCTGCTCAGTTTCTTGGCCTTGTTCAATGGCTCTTTCTGCCCTTTAGGTTTCTTCTTCTCCCTGCTGCCGAGTCTTGGGCTAGAGATCAGGGAATTGAAGTCTGAGAGTGTACGACTCTCCTTCTTTGATTTTCCTTCAGAGACACTGGACATGTTTGCCTCTTCTGCCCTACTGTCAAGCCTCTTACGACCCTTTTTGTTGAACCTCTCAGCTCCCTGTGGAATTGGACTCTCATTTAGTGAGGACTGCTCCTGAAAGTTCTCTCCAGATTCAGCAGTCACCTCTGAGGTGATTTGATGGTTCAAGAGTTCAacaggtggaggaggaggaggagggagaggatGTGGGGGAGGAGGTGGTGGGGGAGGTGCAAGTGGTGGAGGAGGAGAAAGAATGGGCTTTTCCAAGGCCTTATGGGTCTTACCGGGGAGTGTGGCTGAATGGTCTGGCAAGGGAGGGCAGTTGCTGTAAGTGGTCCAAGGATGCAAACTCATTGGATGGAGCTGAATGTTGCTGCAGGAGCTAGCCCCTGGGTACATGGGAGGCAGAGTACAGCATCCTAGATTGGTCAGATTAGCGGAATAACCAGGGGGAAGGACTAATGTTGGGTCGGGCTGGCTGAAAGGACTAGATGTTACCATGTCATTGGGACCACATGGCTGCGCAGGACTCTGCAAAGGCTGCAACTGAGGTCCACCATGTCCAACCACTGATGGAAAGTGTGAAAGAGACAACTGATAAGCTGAAGGTAGGGTCATAGAACTTGGACTGGGGGAAGGCTTCGTTGAAAGGACGTAAGGCAGTCGGGTCATGTCCAAGTGCTGTGGTGGGCTAAGAATGAATGGTGGTGGCTTATGTGAAGGAGGTGCAGGCAGTATGTTTTGCTCTTGAGGTATCCATAGTTGATCTGTTGCAGGAGAGTCCCATTGGTAAGGTGGAGGCCGTTTGACAGTCAAATTAACATCTCCTAGCGTCAAATGTCGCACTGATTTTTCAAGATGGCACTGTTGACTTACTGTCTCATCTTCAGTGAAGGCAGAATTTACATAAACGGTTCTGTCTCTACTGTTTTCAATGGGACTCAGGAGGTTATATGAGGACTGGGAAGCCAATGGTGACGCACTTTTGGAGTGCACGATTATAGTGCTGTGTTGGGCCTCTTTGCCTGCTGGAAACTCTTGCCTCACCACAGTTCCTCCAGCAATTCCACTGCTGTTGGTACCACCACCAGTGACACTGACACTTGTGCTGCTGCTATTACTGCTACACTGAGTGCACGTATACAAAGCTGTGGGGATCCTAGGTTGATAGGACAACGTGAGGGAGCCattcatttttgattttgttggTAAAGTTCTCACTGTGTCCACCATTTGAGAAACCTTTAGGGAGGGTTCCCTTCGATCACGACGCAAAGTGGCATGAATCAGACTGCTGTCAATCCTCTGTGTGGAACTTCTGATTGTGTTGATCTGGCTGGACGTTTCGGGATAAGGTGGTGGGTCTCCACTTGGTATGGAATATCGAGGCACAGAGAGGCGACTGAGAGTTGCTGAGCTATATGGCAGTTGGACCTTCTTGTTCTCAGAAGAGGTTACTTTCAGTGTAGCAGAGCTGCCCATCCCTTGCACCCCATAGGCATTTTGGTTCCTTAACAGGCGTCTCCTTGGGCGACACACCTCCTCCACATTCCCACTGCTGTCAAAAGTTGTGATCCTTTCATAGCCTAGTGGAGTTGGGTATTGAAGGCCCACCGGATGAAGAGAGAATTCATCCTTAGTTAAGCATTGGTCCGTTGACAGCGTATTGCCATTCTCATTGCTAACAAGAAGAACGGGAGGGGCAGTGGTGGGTATGGCTGCTGCAGCAGAAACCACTGTACCTGGATAAGGTGGCGGAGGGTTTACCTTGCGCATCTGAACCTCAAGATTGTCCATTTCAATGAAAGACTGTGGTCGTGAGGGAACCTTCAGAGTGAGGACTTGTTCTCCTCTGATCGATGGCTGGCCTGGATGTGGAATTTGAGGCATCAGCTGTAACTGATGCAAGGATAGAGTAGTATATCCTGAAGGAGGAGGCTGTAAGGTAATTTGCATTTTGAGCTGCTGCTGCATTTGCTGATGCTGCCTTTGCATCTGTTGATGCTGCAGCTGTATTTGTTGATGCTGCTGTTGaagctgttgttgctgctgcctcatctcttgaatttgttgtctaatttgttgctgctgctgctgcatctgttgctgctgctgctgcatttGCTCATGCTGTAGCTGCAGTTGATGCTGCTGATGTTGGAATTGTTGTTGATGATGTTGATGAATTTGCTGTTGATGCTGCTGCACTTGCTGCTGaatgtgttgttgctgctgttgcAGTTGCTGCTGATGAATTTGATGTTGTTGCAGCTGCTGTTGATGCTGTTGCTGGAGCTGTTGATGCTGCTGCTGGAGCTGTTGATGCTGCTGTTGCAGCTGTTGTTGATGCTGCTGTGTTTGCAATTGATGTTGCATGTGCTGCTGCTGCAGCGACTGTGGATGCAGCTGCTGTGACTGATGTTGCAATTTCAGATGATGCTGCTGTGGTTGTAATTGCTGCTGATGCTTTGATTGTTGATGGTCTTGTTGTTGCTGTTGCTGTTGTCGTTGTTGGTGGGATTGTTGCGGAAGATGATGTGGGGGAGGAGGAAGGGTTCCACTTAGAATGTTACTAATTTCAAGGCCACTAAATATCACCTGTCCAGGGTTGGAGTATCTTGTTGGAACTGTGTACTGTGCTGTAACAGTGTCCTGACTATTTTCTGAAGCTGTTGCAttagctgctgctgctgttgctgctgcagcTGCAGCAGCCGCCGCTGCAGTGGCCGTTGGATTTGTGAGGACATCAAGTTGAATGTTCTGATTTGCTAGGAGAGACTGAACAAGGCCTATACTCTGCGTAGGAGACATGGCTTGAGCAGGACTGTGAATTGGAGCGATTGGAATATTAACCGTGCAAGGAGGATTGTCGGCTGACACTCCAGAGGGTCCCATCACTAGAAAAAGAGGCATGAATATTATTTGTCATTGTATTTAAGCTAAACAAAGAAtctatacaaaaaatatttacagatTCTTACCTGGTAAATCATCTTCATCCTCACTGAACACATTAGGATTGAAGACTGGGAGACTCATGAAATCCAGGGAAATTTTACGCACCTCAGGTAAATAGATTGTCATCTGACGGGGTTGCAGGTGCAGCAAACTAGTTTTATAAATAACTTCAAGAAAAcaaatttgtaattaatgaataaataatccTATTAATCAAAGCATATTAGATGACacattgattatcacaaaagCAATTATGTGAAACTGTTAATTTTAACAGACGTACCTGCTCCCAAGTTAGCTGGCAAAAAGGATGCAAGGCCCACAATCTTAAACTTTGTTCCCCAGATGTTAGAGGTGACCTGGGCCAAATAATTATGCTGCAAAGCAAATCAGGTGATAGTTTTAGAAAGTAGACAAAGTTGGTTTACAGTCCTTTTTATCCAGCTAAATATATGTGACAAATGCTTAGCAAAGTGTCCAGTAGAGGCAGCCAATGAATACAAATACTTCCATATTGATTGTAGGCATGCagattaatattatattaagatAATTACCTCACTAAAGCCATCAACAGGAAATTCTCTTCGAGTTAGACTTGGTGACCGAACTGGTGGCTTCTTTGGTAATCTAGGAGACCTAGACATTTCTTGAGATGTTTGGGcaagttttggagactttcttgATTCCATATTAACTCTGGGCAAAGATACAATATGAAACACAAgagaaacacaattaaaatgatggAATTGTTATGTTCTTCAAAAGTTTCAGAAGATTACTCTATTGGTATTTATCTTGTGTTTTGCCAAGGTTTTGATGGAACAAACATTTCTACCATCCTGTAATCAATGGACAGTACCTTAAATGTTTAGAGTACCTAGGAAGCTTAGGAGACCTGTTTCCTCTGGAAAGTTTTGGTGACTTTCGTCCAACCCACTCATCACTTAACTCAATATCACTAGAGTCGGAGCAGTTACAACTGTCAGTCAAATAGGAGATCATCCCATTTACACAGACCTCATCTGAAAGGCAAAATTATATCAAGTTAACTTCAAGACTCCTCAGTGCATTCATACATTTACCTTAATGAGGAGTTTTAACATGAAATGTATGCGATTGCTTGGTGTAATCCTTTTTTAGGTGCTTTAGATCTTAAATGACAAGTGTGTTAACAGATATTGTACATCCATTTCAAATATGAATAGTTTAAACTCAACAAATGAGCTTATACACTATACCTGTTTTACCATCCATTTTGGGGTCCATAATGACAAACTCTGGTCGCAGTTTGCTGATGCGACGGCCCTTGAGAATAGGCACCAGGCCACCTAGGTGTTCCAGGTAGAGTGTGTAACAGGGCCCTCCTGCCTCTTGGTTCTCCTCTGAGCGTTTCATAGTGCAGTGCAGCCTTTCATTGCCTGCTGTGGGATAGCTCACAAAGTCCCGGATGTTGTTTGGATCAGGGATGGGTGGCTGGCAAGACAAACGAGAGCAACATTGAGTTTAATGCATTATATTAGCACACATGTTACTTCACTTGTTTTGTCTGTTTACCTTGAGAGTTGGAATGAATGCTGTGGTAACATAGGAACAGAGTAGGGAGGGCATATTCAGTTTTCCCACATCTCTCTCCTCTTTAAGAGCACTGGCAATGCCCTGCTGGCACAGTAGCTGCAGACTGGCCACACGGTGCTCTACACGCACAATATATAGTGCTGGTCCGCAGGCTAAAAACAGCCGGGAGTCCCTGTGACCCCAGCAGATAGTAGTGATGGGCCTCTACAAGTAAAAGATTTATATACAGTGTAATATATTAATTAGTTGATGTATGCATATTTTGTACACACTAATCTACTGTTTTATACAGTGGCCCAAAAACCGTATTTGGAcacttgaaaatgtatgaatgttattgCAATATTTGACAAGGACATCTGTGTGAGCTTGAAGGGAACAGTTTTCATACACACTCTAAACTACCTTGAGtttagttggttaaaagtaattggaaTATGTCTAAGAAAAGGGAAGCAAGTTTTGAGAAAAGCTCTAAAATCATTTGTTTGCTAATGCCAATTGGTTTGATCATTTGTTGTCTAATgcaatggcttttattttgaagtgtattcTTGAGTGTCCAGATAATTTCAAATGCATAATTCAGTGCATAATGATCCAGTTTACACCTCTTGTCAagatgcatctcgggtgatccAATCGTATGTGATCAGGTGAGATTCATCCatggctggattggtaatctggcataccgggcatttttctggtgggtcgacgcactttggggccggcCGCAAAACAGGCCGAGATAAAATGAAATGagccaccgcattatgcagaacgggccacaaatcGGTGACaagatatgccgaagggggcagcgatatgcacaaatttaatctaagcacaaacacaacatgtcaagcagaattatctgttattttattGGATAACTTgcattaaaggagcttcaggtgtttgaGCTTCTAatttgtgttgatatcagacataaTGATgaagatccgtgaagctctcgtgattgtgTATGTCTTGAccggatggttatttccttttaaagccacccATAACTGGCAAAGTTTCAACTCTTGTTTTAACGCAGTGGTTGATTGGAGtgaggtgaggggtggtgcttcactgctgccgggGCGCATACAGAATGGATTTGAGTTTACACTTCAAATGCgttgtggtcacatgcatttttgtcCACAGTCctcgtatgtggtttttgtgatccaatcacaaaacgttTAAGACCCCGTTTAGGGCAGACAACATGTGATCGGATtccccaaaatgcatcttaataccaggtgtaaaccgGGTCAATTTAGAACCCATGTGGTTAAATGATAATTGGTGTAGACAGCTCACTTGGGCTGGAGTTTCTAAAGTGTATATATGTTCCCCTTGGACATTGTAAAACTTGACAAGGGCATTCCTCATTATGGAGATGCAGGCTGAGTCAGCGGGCAGGCCGTGACTTTCCATCCCTGCCACTGCCAGAAGGTCTCCCTGAGAACACCACTGTACCTCCACATCTGAAACAACACAACTCTGTCCACTCAGATAACAATCTAGTATATCTCTGTCACAAAGAATCAACAATCATGATGTGATATCAAATGGTCTGAAGGAATACTCAGGGTTATTTTCACGGAGTACACTGTATAACCAGAAGTTCCTCCCTCACAAAAAGTTGTACCATTTCAAAAGGACAATTTAGACACTGTGCAGCTCAAGGATTAAACTAAATGTTTATTGAAGAATTCATCTAAGTATTTTAAACCAAAAGCAGAATTATTGTTGATGGTTATCAACAGCATGTCACGGATGCAGTACACAGACATTGTGGTTGAAAATAACCAGGAATATTCCATATACAATGATCCTGATACAGAAACGCAACATGTAGATGTTTGTagataaatgcatttacatgat belongs to Xyrauchen texanus isolate HMW12.3.18 chromosome 16, RBS_HiC_50CHRs, whole genome shotgun sequence and includes:
- the tulp4b gene encoding tubby-related protein 4 isoform X2, with product MSSDYEEPGQSVGMLAAVEHGPVLCSDSNILCLSWKGRVPKSEKEKPVCRRRYYEEGWLATGNARGVVGVTFTSSHCRRDRNTPQRINFNLRGHNSEVVLVRWNEPFQKLATCDMEGGIFVWIQYEGRWSVELVNDRGAQVSDFTWSHDGTQALIAYRDGFVLVGSVSGQRHWSSEINLESQITCGIWTPDDQQVLFGTADGQVIVMDCHGRMLAHVLLHESDGIVSMSWNCPNFLVEDSTESDTDSDDTAPAQVQNLKPLLTVSFISGDISLMNSYDDLSPNIIRSGLKDVEVQWCSQGDLLAVAGMESHGLPADSACISIMRNALVKFYNVQGEHIYTLETPAQRPITTICWGHRDSRLFLACGPALYIVRVEHRVASLQLLCQQGIASALKEERDVGKLNMPSLLCSYVTTAFIPTLKPPIPDPNNIRDFVSYPTAGNERLHCTMKRSEENQEAGGPCYTLYLEHLGGLVPILKGRRISKLRPEFVIMDPKMDGKTDEVCVNGMISYLTDSCNCSDSSDIELSDEWVGRKSPKLSRGNRSPKLPRVNMESRKSPKLAQTSQEMSRSPRLPKKPPVRSPSLTRREFPVDGFSEHNYLAQVTSNIWGTKFKIVGLASFLPANLGAVIYKTSLLHLQPRQMTIYLPEVRKISLDFMSLPVFNPNVFSEDEDDLPVMGPSGVSADNPPCTVNIPIAPIHSPAQAMSPTQSIGLVQSLLANQNIQLDVLTNPTATAAAAAAAAAATAAAANATASENSQDTVTAQYTVPTRYSNPGQVIFSGLEISNILSGTLPPPPHHLPQQSHQQRQQQQQQQDHQQSKHQQQLQPQQHHLKLQHQSQQLHPQSLQQQHMQHQLQTQQHQQQLQQQHQQLQQQHQQLQQQHQQQLQQHQIHQQQLQQQQQHIQQQVQQHQQQIHQHHQQQFQHQQHQLQLQHEQMQQQQQQMQQQQQQIRQQIQEMRQQQQQLQQQHQQIQLQHQQMQRQHQQMQQQLKMQITLQPPPSGYTTLSLHQLQLMPQIPHPGQPSIRGEQVLTLKVPSRPQSFIEMDNLEVQMRKVNPPPPYPGTVVSAAAAIPTTAPPVLLVSNENGNTLSTDQCLTKDEFSLHPVGLQYPTPLGYERITTFDSSGNVEEVCRPRRRLLRNQNAYGVQGMGSSATLKVTSSENKKVQLPYSSATLSRLSVPRYSIPSGDPPPYPETSSQINTIRSSTQRIDSSLIHATLRRDRREPSLKVSQMVDTVRTLPTKSKMNGSLTLSYQPRIPTALYTCTQCSSNSSSTSVSVTGGGTNSSGIAGGTVVRQEFPAGKEAQHSTIIVHSKSASPLASQSSYNLLSPIENSRDRTVYVNSAFTEDETVSQQCHLEKSVRHLTLGDVNLTVKRPPPYQWDSPATDQLWIPQEQNILPAPPSHKPPPFILSPPQHLDMTRLPYVLSTKPSPSPSSMTLPSAYQLSLSHFPSVVGHGGPQLQPLQSPAQPCGPNDMVTSSPFSQPDPTLVLPPGYSANLTNLGCCTLPPMYPGASSCSNIQLHPMSLHPWTTYSNCPPLPDHSATLPGKTHKALEKPILSPPPPLAPPPPPPPPHPLPPPPPPPVELLNHQITSEVTAESGENFQEQSSLNESPIPQGAERFNKKGRKRLDSRAEEANMSSVSEGKSKKESRTLSDFNSLISSPRLGSREKKKPKGQKEPLNKAKKLSRTSNEFQDSSESEPELFISSDELMNQSQSSKKGRKSKRNLRTASELEEIKCRKANEREDRSLGSQGFVYVMANKQPLWNEATQVYQLDFGGRVTQESAKNFQIELDGRQVMQFGRIDGNAYILDFQYPFSAVQAFAVALANVTQRLK
- the tulp4b gene encoding tubby-related protein 4 isoform X1, coding for MSSDYEEPGQSVGMLAAVEHGPVLCSDSNILCLSWKGRVPKSEKEKPVCRRRYYEEGWLATGNARGVVGVTFTSSHCRRDRNTPQRINFNLRGHNSEVVLVRWNEPFQKLATCDMEGGIFVWIQYEGRWSVELVNDRGAQVSDFTWSHDGTQALIAYRDGFVLVGSVSGQRHWSSEINLESQITCGIWTPDDQQVLFGTADGQVIVMDCHGRMLAHVLLHESDGIVSMSWNCPNFLVEDSTESDTDSDDTAPAQVQNLKPLLTVSFISGDISLMNSYDDLSPNIIRSGLKDVEVQWCSQGDLLAVAGMESHGLPADSACISIMRNALVKFYNVQGEHIYTLETPAQRPITTICWGHRDSRLFLACGPALYIVRVEHRVASLQLLCQQGIASALKEERDVGKLNMPSLLCSYVTTAFIPTLKPPIPDPNNIRDFVSYPTAGNERLHCTMKRSEENQEAGGPCYTLYLEHLGGLVPILKGRRISKLRPEFVIMDPKMDGKTDEVCVNGMISYLTDSCNCSDSSDIELSDEWVGRKSPKLSRGNRSPKLPRYSKHLRVNMESRKSPKLAQTSQEMSRSPRLPKKPPVRSPSLTRREFPVDGFSEHNYLAQVTSNIWGTKFKIVGLASFLPANLGAVIYKTSLLHLQPRQMTIYLPEVRKISLDFMSLPVFNPNVFSEDEDDLPVMGPSGVSADNPPCTVNIPIAPIHSPAQAMSPTQSIGLVQSLLANQNIQLDVLTNPTATAAAAAAAAAATAAAANATASENSQDTVTAQYTVPTRYSNPGQVIFSGLEISNILSGTLPPPPHHLPQQSHQQRQQQQQQQDHQQSKHQQQLQPQQHHLKLQHQSQQLHPQSLQQQHMQHQLQTQQHQQQLQQQHQQLQQQHQQLQQQHQQQLQQHQIHQQQLQQQQQHIQQQVQQHQQQIHQHHQQQFQHQQHQLQLQHEQMQQQQQQMQQQQQQIRQQIQEMRQQQQQLQQQHQQIQLQHQQMQRQHQQMQQQLKMQITLQPPPSGYTTLSLHQLQLMPQIPHPGQPSIRGEQVLTLKVPSRPQSFIEMDNLEVQMRKVNPPPPYPGTVVSAAAAIPTTAPPVLLVSNENGNTLSTDQCLTKDEFSLHPVGLQYPTPLGYERITTFDSSGNVEEVCRPRRRLLRNQNAYGVQGMGSSATLKVTSSENKKVQLPYSSATLSRLSVPRYSIPSGDPPPYPETSSQINTIRSSTQRIDSSLIHATLRRDRREPSLKVSQMVDTVRTLPTKSKMNGSLTLSYQPRIPTALYTCTQCSSNSSSTSVSVTGGGTNSSGIAGGTVVRQEFPAGKEAQHSTIIVHSKSASPLASQSSYNLLSPIENSRDRTVYVNSAFTEDETVSQQCHLEKSVRHLTLGDVNLTVKRPPPYQWDSPATDQLWIPQEQNILPAPPSHKPPPFILSPPQHLDMTRLPYVLSTKPSPSPSSMTLPSAYQLSLSHFPSVVGHGGPQLQPLQSPAQPCGPNDMVTSSPFSQPDPTLVLPPGYSANLTNLGCCTLPPMYPGASSCSNIQLHPMSLHPWTTYSNCPPLPDHSATLPGKTHKALEKPILSPPPPLAPPPPPPPPHPLPPPPPPPVELLNHQITSEVTAESGENFQEQSSLNESPIPQGAERFNKKGRKRLDSRAEEANMSSVSEGKSKKESRTLSDFNSLISSPRLGSREKKKPKGQKEPLNKAKKLSRTSNEFQDSSESEPELFISSDELMNQSQSSKKGRKSKRNLRTASELEEIKCRKANEREDRSLGSQGFVYVMANKQPLWNEATQVYQLDFGGRVTQESAKNFQIELDGRQVMQFGRIDGNAYILDFQYPFSAVQAFAVALANVTQRLK